In the Candidatus Cloacimonadota bacterium genome, one interval contains:
- a CDS encoding YraN family protein produces the protein MNKRELAKFGEDIATNYLSHNDYEILQRNYHSVYGEIDIVCKKESQYIFVEVKTRKSAKFGEALAAVTESKRKKIIKTADNYIAKNELEVGVRFDIITLQYLASEKQYRLQHIKNAFFSEPYSNGFS, from the coding sequence ATGAATAAAAGGGAACTGGCGAAATTCGGAGAGGATATTGCAACAAATTATTTATCACACAACGATTATGAAATATTACAAAGAAATTATCATTCGGTTTACGGTGAAATTGATATTGTTTGCAAAAAAGAATCACAGTATATTTTTGTGGAAGTAAAGACGAGGAAATCGGCAAAATTTGGAGAAGCTCTTGCTGCTGTTACAGAATCAAAGAGGAAAAAAATTATTAAAACGGCGGATAATTATATTGCAAAAAACGAGTTGGAAGTGGGAGTGAGGTTTGATATTATCACCTTGCAATATCTTGCAAGTGAAAAGCAATACAGATTACAGCACATAAAAAATGCTTTTTTTTCAGAACCATATTCAAATGGGTTTTCGTAA
- the glnA gene encoding type I glutamate--ammonia ligase, producing the protein MISFNDYHEIRKYIFDNEIKFVSFYVIDIVGRLRNVTIPSEYFTEETLTNGIGFDASNFGYADIEKSDMIFKPDLSFAFKDPVNEDSKILYFMCHVFNVDTGESFSQDLRHMIKKALQVLKDEGIADEVKILVELEFNILDEIHSIRSHREISYSVDSSEIANPLDGSEIYRLEKNHGYFRSQPNDHTFYLRNEIVNALQEMGFPIKYHHHEVAASQCEIEFNFMPVELATDATVLSKNICHRIAQKHGKIISFLPKLLPYEAGNGMHFHMYLMKNGKNIFNDEKGLYKLSTIALQFLSGILTHVSSLAAFTNPTTNSYRRLVAGLEAPSKAVFAEGNRSAAIRIPGYVKDPAKRRFEFRPGDATCNPYLAFTAAIMAGIDGVRKKIDPKEAGFGPLEVNLYKLSQEELDKIPSVPSSLGDALNSLENENDYLTSNNVFPIELIQKWIKTKRNDIAEMQKIPHPWEIARYYDL; encoded by the coding sequence ATGATTTCTTTTAATGATTATCATGAAATTAGAAAATACATATTTGATAATGAGATAAAATTTGTCTCATTTTATGTGATTGACATCGTCGGCAGGCTACGGAATGTAACAATTCCATCGGAATATTTCACAGAAGAAACTCTCACAAATGGAATCGGATTCGATGCTTCCAATTTTGGCTATGCAGACATTGAAAAATCCGATATGATTTTTAAGCCTGATCTGAGTTTCGCTTTTAAAGATCCGGTGAATGAAGATTCAAAAATTCTCTATTTTATGTGCCATGTTTTTAACGTGGATACCGGTGAAAGTTTTAGTCAGGATCTAAGGCATATGATTAAAAAAGCTTTACAGGTGCTCAAAGATGAGGGAATAGCAGACGAAGTAAAAATTTTGGTAGAATTAGAATTTAATATTCTGGACGAAATTCATAGCATACGATCACACCGAGAAATTTCTTATTCTGTGGACAGCTCGGAAATTGCCAATCCTCTGGATGGAAGTGAAATTTATCGTTTGGAAAAAAATCACGGGTATTTCCGCTCACAACCGAACGACCATACATTTTACCTGCGGAATGAGATTGTGAACGCCCTTCAGGAAATGGGTTTTCCCATAAAATATCATCATCACGAAGTAGCTGCCTCACAGTGTGAAATAGAATTCAATTTTATGCCGGTGGAACTCGCAACTGATGCCACGGTACTCTCGAAAAACATCTGCCACCGGATTGCTCAAAAACACGGAAAAATAATTTCTTTTCTCCCTAAATTGCTCCCTTACGAAGCCGGTAACGGAATGCATTTTCACATGTATCTTATGAAAAATGGGAAAAATATTTTTAATGATGAAAAGGGATTGTACAAATTAAGCACTATTGCTCTGCAATTTCTTTCCGGAATCCTCACTCATGTCTCCTCCCTTGCAGCATTTACCAACCCCACCACAAACTCTTACAGAAGATTAGTTGCCGGGCTCGAAGCCCCTTCCAAAGCAGTATTTGCAGAGGGAAATCGCTCGGCAGCAATTCGTATTCCCGGATACGTAAAAGATCCTGCCAAACGCAGATTTGAATTCCGTCCGGGCGATGCGACCTGCAATCCATACTTGGCTTTCACGGCTGCAATTATGGCTGGGATTGATGGAGTGCGAAAAAAAATCGATCCAAAAGAAGCAGGTTTCGGTCCTCTCGAGGTCAATCTCTATAAATTATCACAAGAAGAATTAGACAAAATCCCTTCGGTTCCATCTTCGCTTGGGGACGCCTTGAATAGTTTGGAAAACGAAAATGACTATCTCACATCAAACAATGTATTCCCAATTGAGTTGATCCAAAAATGGATTAAAACTAAGAGAAACGATATCGCCGAGATGCAAAAAATTCCCCATCCTTGGGAAATTGCTCGATATTATGATCTGTAA
- a CDS encoding CpsB/CapC family capsule biosynthesis tyrosine phosphatase yields the protein MIDIHSHILPGIDDGSDSIEESVAVLKEIVKQNVREIIATPHIITGTYNNTKEIIENKINLIRNEIESNEIPIKIYPGAELYIEPKIIENIKKNDLTLGNSKYILFESALQRFPNNFEDVIWDFQREGYKPIIAHAERFMPFINNRNRLIAILNRGVYVQINSGSLFGLHGEKVQKFAEWLLANGCVHFIASDLHGIKKRPLTMQQAYEYIVENFNQNLADLLMDENPRHLLQDEPIENMIDGLYWDEEKPKQSIGRRFINFLSRI from the coding sequence ATGATTGATATACACTCTCATATTCTTCCGGGGATTGACGATGGATCGGATTCAATAGAGGAAAGCGTTGCTGTTCTAAAAGAAATAGTAAAGCAAAATGTTAGAGAAATAATTGCCACACCACACATTATTACGGGAACTTATAATAACACCAAAGAAATAATTGAAAACAAAATCAATCTCATTCGGAATGAGATTGAATCAAATGAGATTCCTATCAAAATTTATCCGGGTGCGGAATTATATATTGAACCTAAAATTATTGAGAATATAAAAAAAAATGATTTGACTCTTGGAAACAGTAAATATATCTTATTTGAGTCGGCATTACAAAGGTTTCCAAACAATTTTGAGGATGTTATTTGGGATTTCCAGCGAGAAGGCTACAAACCAATAATCGCTCATGCAGAGCGATTTATGCCTTTTATTAACAATCGGAACAGGCTAATAGCAATTCTAAACCGGGGAGTATATGTTCAAATTAATTCCGGTAGTCTTTTTGGACTACACGGGGAGAAAGTTCAAAAATTTGCAGAATGGTTACTTGCAAACGGCTGCGTTCATTTCATTGCTTCGGATTTGCATGGAATAAAAAAACGTCCGCTTACAATGCAACAGGCTTATGAATATATTGTAGAAAATTTTAACCAAAATCTTGCTGATTTGCTTATGGACGAAAATCCCCGCCACCTTCTTCAGGATGAACCAATTGAAAATATGATCGACGGTTTGTATTGGGACGAAGAAAAGCCAAAGCAGTCAATTGGTAGGCGTTTTATCAATTTTCTTAGCCGGATATAG
- a CDS encoding site-specific DNA-methyltransferase, which produces MKINHVYFGDCIKVMKSFPAESVDLVFADPPFNIGLKYENYDDNKSYQKYKEWSEKWIEQCYRVLSKTGSIYIAIGDEFAAEINILLKKIGLHFRNWIVWYYTFGQNQRKKFNRSHTHILYFTKNKQEFIFNSDTIRIPSARQIKYNDKRANPKGKIPDDVWKISRVCGTFKERLGNHPCQMPTELLDRIIRVSSNESDLVLDPFGGTGTTAYSAKQLNRNFITIDISEKYVDLIKNRLSNNQNMLPKKFINKKDIQVRLL; this is translated from the coding sequence ATGAAAATTAATCACGTATATTTTGGTGATTGTATTAAGGTGATGAAAAGTTTCCCCGCAGAATCCGTAGATTTGGTTTTTGCAGATCCTCCCTTTAATATTGGCTTAAAATATGAAAATTACGATGATAACAAATCATATCAAAAATATAAGGAGTGGTCAGAAAAATGGATTGAACAATGCTATCGTGTGCTTAGCAAAACAGGCTCAATTTATATAGCAATTGGTGATGAGTTTGCTGCAGAAATTAACATTCTGTTAAAAAAAATCGGTCTTCATTTTCGAAATTGGATAGTTTGGTATTATACTTTTGGGCAAAATCAGAGAAAAAAATTTAATCGGTCTCATACACATATTTTATATTTTACAAAAAATAAACAAGAATTTATTTTCAACTCAGATACAATCAGAATTCCATCTGCAAGGCAAATCAAGTATAATGACAAAAGGGCAAATCCAAAAGGTAAAATACCAGATGATGTTTGGAAAATTTCGAGAGTCTGTGGAACATTTAAAGAAAGATTGGGTAATCATCCCTGCCAGATGCCTACCGAATTATTAGATAGAATCATTAGGGTAAGTTCAAACGAAAGTGATTTGGTTCTTGATCCATTTGGCGGTACAGGGACAACTGCTTATAGTGCAAAACAATTAAATAGGAATTTCATCACGATTGATATATCAGAAAAATATGTTGATTTGATAAAAAACAGATTAAGCAATAACCAAAATATGCTCCCTAAAAAATTTATAAACAAAAAAGACATCCAAGTTCGCCTCTTGTAA
- a CDS encoding farnesyl diphosphate synthase translates to MILEKYLEKRRSIIDKALDKYLESADVMPKTIHEAMRYSIFAGGHRMRPLLLIATYEMLRGRRDIRSIRRILPAACAMEMIHTASLIHDDLPSIDNSDERRGRASCHKKYGNAIAILAGDALITKSIETIMEINNKNQSLECLKLLINSASTRGMIGGQVIEIITSQKKRVKLHMVRDIHLKKTGALLKGAIQMGCVLNDADEQTINSFGDFALNLGLAYQVIDDILDSIGADEVLHKHAGEDVRNRKVTYPILLGVEESKKRASKLLDDAENTIKYISGNEVLLEFIETIRDRIP, encoded by the coding sequence TTGATATTAGAAAAATATCTTGAAAAGCGTAGAAGCATTATTGATAAAGCGTTGGACAAATATTTGGAATCAGCAGATGTAATGCCCAAAACCATCCATGAAGCAATGCGATATTCTATCTTTGCCGGTGGGCATAGAATGCGTCCCTTACTTTTGATAGCCACTTATGAAATGCTACGCGGCCGTCGTGATATTCGATCTATTCGTAGAATTTTACCAGCTGCGTGTGCTATGGAAATGATTCATACCGCATCCCTGATCCACGATGATCTTCCCAGTATTGATAATTCGGATGAAAGGCGTGGCAGAGCCAGTTGCCATAAAAAATATGGAAATGCTATTGCAATTCTCGCGGGGGATGCCTTGATTACGAAATCTATCGAAACCATAATGGAAATAAACAATAAGAACCAGAGTTTGGAATGTTTGAAATTATTAATAAATTCTGCTTCTACAAGAGGGATGATTGGCGGACAGGTTATTGAAATTATTACTTCTCAGAAAAAAAGGGTAAAACTTCACATGGTTCGCGATATCCACCTGAAAAAGACCGGAGCATTATTGAAAGGTGCTATTCAGATGGGTTGCGTTTTGAATGATGCGGATGAACAAACGATTAATTCGTTTGGTGATTTTGCCCTGAATTTAGGATTGGCGTATCAAGTAATTGATGATATTTTAGACAGCATTGGTGCTGATGAAGTTCTTCACAAGCATGCCGGGGAAGATGTGCGAAATAGGAAAGTAACATATCCGATTCTGCTTGGAGTGGAAGAATCCAAAAAAAGGGCATCCAAACTACTTGATGACGCAGAAAACACCATAAAATATATTTCTGGCAACGAAGTTCTTCTTGAATTTATCGAAACAATAAGAGACAGAATTCCTTAG
- a CDS encoding geranylgeranylglyceryl/heptaprenylglyceryl phosphate synthase, with protein MKQKTIYDRLLKIGENKGAGFLCLIDPDKQKPEQALEIGYKCKSAGVDAILVGGSMMVEHHFNSTIKAIKNKIELPVIVFPGIFNFVSPFADAILFLSMMSSRNPQLLIGEQVRAAPLIKNYGVEAIPTGYFLIESGTLSSVQYMSHSFPIPRDKIDIALSHTLAAQYLGMKLIFFDAGSGAKQSVPEQMIAHVKESINIPLIVGGGIKTPEDARKKVDAGADFVVVGNVFENNRTENIIAEFSEAIHKTDK; from the coding sequence ATGAAACAAAAAACTATATACGACCGACTTCTGAAAATTGGGGAAAATAAAGGTGCGGGATTTTTATGCTTAATTGATCCCGATAAACAGAAACCGGAGCAAGCTTTGGAAATAGGTTATAAATGCAAAAGCGCCGGAGTAGATGCAATATTAGTTGGCGGCAGCATGATGGTTGAACATCATTTCAATTCAACCATCAAAGCAATAAAAAACAAAATTGAACTACCTGTAATTGTTTTTCCAGGGATTTTTAATTTTGTATCTCCTTTCGCCGATGCAATTTTGTTCCTAAGTATGATGAGTAGCCGGAATCCGCAGCTCCTTATCGGGGAACAGGTTCGCGCTGCTCCTCTTATAAAAAATTATGGAGTAGAAGCAATTCCAACCGGATATTTTCTCATCGAATCAGGAACCCTTTCTTCTGTTCAATATATGAGCCACAGTTTCCCGATTCCCAGAGATAAGATTGATATTGCTCTCTCGCATACTCTAGCTGCGCAGTATTTGGGAATGAAACTAATATTTTTTGATGCTGGAAGCGGTGCAAAACAATCTGTTCCGGAGCAAATGATTGCTCACGTAAAAGAGTCGATTAATATCCCATTGATAGTTGGAGGAGGGATAAAAACTCCTGAAGATGCACGGAAAAAAGTAGATGCAGGTGCAGATTTTGTAGTTGTTGGAAATGTTTTTGAAAATAACAGAACCGAAAATATTATTGCCGAGTTCTCCGAAGCAATCCATAAAACAGATAAATGA
- a CDS encoding geranylgeranylglycerol-phosphate geranylgeranyltransferase yields the protein MKIIAYIKIIRPLNFLFVILAVLFGAFYRSSVEVSYSHPAFYYIPILAAISAALISAAGYTLNDFFDVNIDKINCPHRPLPSGIISGISAKRYAIILFISGNLLCLFLFNPAMSALALLNSLILWLYAQKGKRLVFISNLIVAFATASTFIYGGFANHNLKNAIFVFSCAFIYTLIRELIKDIEDMKGDKKADSRTLPIIWGSKATLIIALILSLAFTICIHLGLNNFYTITYYYLILIFVCLFILLDLTILISTRSNKFFSFSSKAMKVNMLIFLIILWIGQ from the coding sequence GTGAAAATTATTGCCTACATCAAAATAATTCGCCCTTTAAATTTTCTTTTTGTTATTCTTGCTGTACTTTTCGGGGCATTTTACAGATCTTCAGTAGAGGTTAGCTATTCCCATCCTGCTTTTTATTACATACCTATTCTGGCAGCAATATCTGCAGCTCTGATTTCCGCAGCTGGTTATACATTAAACGATTTTTTTGATGTAAATATTGATAAAATAAATTGTCCTCACAGACCTTTGCCAAGTGGAATTATTTCCGGTATCTCGGCAAAACGCTATGCAATTATTTTATTTATAAGTGGAAATCTCCTTTGCCTTTTTTTGTTCAATCCTGCTATGTCTGCTCTGGCATTATTAAATTCTTTGATCTTGTGGTTATACGCTCAAAAAGGAAAAAGGTTGGTTTTCATCAGCAACCTGATAGTTGCCTTTGCTACTGCTTCCACTTTTATCTATGGTGGATTTGCAAATCATAATCTCAAAAATGCAATTTTTGTATTTTCTTGTGCTTTCATTTACACCTTAATTCGCGAACTGATTAAAGATATTGAAGATATGAAAGGTGATAAGAAAGCTGATTCTCGAACTCTCCCCATTATTTGGGGTTCAAAAGCAACTTTGATAATAGCCTTAATTTTAAGTTTGGCTTTTACAATTTGTATTCACTTAGGTTTAAATAATTTCTATACTATAACCTATTATTATCTAATACTTATATTTGTTTGTCTTTTCATTTTATTGGATTTGACCATTTTGATCTCTACGAGAAGTAATAAATTTTTCTCCTTCTCTTCAAAAGCAATGAAAGTAAATATGCTAATATTTCTAATTATTTTATGGATCGGACAATGA